In one Paracoccus everestensis genomic region, the following are encoded:
- the kduD gene encoding 2-dehydro-3-deoxy-D-gluconate 5-dehydrogenase KduD: protein MNAFSLDGQVALVTGANTGIGQAIAVAMAQAGAEVIAAGRRDCDETLALMGQVSEKTGRGLRLDFSDPMAARDVFAGERIDILVNNAGIIRRADAVDFSEADWDEVMDTNLKALFFTCQAFARAALPRGRGKIVNIASLLSFQGGIRVPSYTASKHGVAGLTKLMANEWAARGLNVNAIAPGYIETNNTTALRADPDRNRAILDRIPAGRWGRAEDIGQTAVFLSAPASDYINGAVLNVDGGWLAR, encoded by the coding sequence GTGAACGCCTTTTCGCTGGACGGCCAGGTGGCGCTTGTCACCGGCGCCAATACGGGCATCGGGCAGGCGATCGCGGTTGCAATGGCGCAGGCCGGGGCCGAGGTGATCGCCGCAGGCCGCCGCGACTGCGACGAGACGCTGGCGCTGATGGGCCAGGTTTCTGAAAAGACGGGGCGCGGGCTGCGGCTGGATTTCAGCGATCCGATGGCCGCGCGCGATGTCTTTGCCGGGGAACGCATCGACATCCTGGTCAACAACGCGGGCATCATCCGCCGCGCCGATGCGGTGGATTTCAGCGAAGCCGACTGGGACGAGGTAATGGACACGAACCTCAAGGCGTTGTTCTTCACCTGCCAGGCCTTTGCGCGCGCCGCCCTGCCGCGCGGGCGGGGCAAGATCGTCAACATCGCCAGCCTGCTGTCCTTCCAGGGCGGAATCCGGGTGCCGTCCTATACGGCCAGCAAGCACGGCGTGGCGGGCCTGACCAAGCTGATGGCGAACGAATGGGCCGCAAGGGGTCTCAACGTCAATGCCATCGCGCCGGGCTATATCGAGACGAACAACACGACCGCGCTGCGCGCCGACCCCGACCGCAACCGCGCGATCCTGGACCGCATCCCCGCAGGCCGCTGGGGCCGTGCCGAGGATATCGGCCAGACCGCCGTGTTCCTGTCCGCGCCCGCGTCCGATTACATCAACGGCGCGGTCCTGAACGTCGATGGAGGCTGGCTTGCACGATAG
- a CDS encoding sugar kinase has translation MMRILSIGEAMVELGQSDQPGLWRLGIAGDTLNTAWYLRRLLGADWQVDYLSRVGAGAFSQQMLDFLAAEGIGTTHVGRDPDREIGLYAISLADGERSFAYWRDTSAAKRLADDPAALDAALDGADVAYFSGITVAILPPEGRANLLASLVRARTAGTRVVFDPNLRPRLWPDADTMRQRISEAAAGADLVLPSFDDEASHFGDADPQATVTRYLALGAGQVVVKNGGGPISFGGAGGSGTIDDLLQETPVDSTAAGDSFNAGYLAASLSGADCAGAIAAGHDLSRKVIRHRGALVLQAVAEPA, from the coding sequence ATGATGCGCATCCTGTCCATTGGCGAGGCGATGGTCGAACTGGGCCAGTCGGACCAGCCCGGCCTGTGGCGGCTGGGCATCGCCGGCGATACGCTGAACACCGCCTGGTATCTGCGCCGGTTGCTGGGCGCCGACTGGCAGGTCGATTACCTGTCGCGCGTGGGTGCGGGCGCGTTTTCACAGCAGATGCTGGATTTCCTGGCGGCCGAGGGGATCGGCACCACCCATGTCGGGCGCGACCCCGACCGGGAAATCGGGCTTTATGCGATCAGCCTGGCGGATGGCGAACGCAGCTTCGCCTATTGGCGCGACACATCGGCGGCCAAGCGGCTGGCGGATGATCCGGCAGCCCTGGATGCGGCGCTTGACGGCGCGGATGTCGCCTATTTCTCGGGCATCACCGTGGCGATCCTGCCGCCGGAAGGCCGCGCGAACCTGCTGGCGTCGCTTGTGCGCGCAAGGACGGCGGGGACGCGGGTGGTTTTCGACCCGAACCTGCGTCCGCGCCTGTGGCCTGACGCCGACACGATGCGGCAGCGCATCAGCGAGGCGGCAGCGGGCGCCGATCTGGTCCTGCCATCCTTCGACGACGAGGCCAGCCATTTCGGCGATGCCGACCCGCAGGCAACCGTCACGCGCTATCTGGCGCTTGGGGCGGGGCAGGTGGTGGTCAAGAACGGCGGCGGGCCGATCAGCTTTGGCGGTGCCGGGGGATCGGGCACCATCGACGATCTGCTGCAAGAAACGCCCGTGGACAGCACGGCGGCGGGCGACAGCTTCAATGCGGGCTATCTGGCGGCCAGCCTGTCGGGCGCGGATTGCGCGGGCGCCATTGCGGCGGGCCACGACCTCAGCCGCAAGGTGATCCGCCATCGCGGCGCCTTGGTGCTGCAGGCCGTGGCGGAACCGGCCTAG
- a CDS encoding TRAP transporter small permease yields the protein MSGSIAALSRLNSRLSVACLWLAGTGLVAMTVIVFAQVWFRYVLNDSLLWVEPVAILLMSWFIFLGSAVGVHEGFHMGFEVLLFFVPQKLAAALRVVSDLAVLAFSVGMTVYGWQLMAKTWESSVPVVGLPGGFTYMPLFAGGVLMTLFMLEHLLNRLSGKHVDAEPDAEDILMTEV from the coding sequence ATGTCTGGCAGCATCGCCGCGTTGTCGCGTCTCAATTCCCGGCTTTCCGTGGCCTGCCTGTGGCTGGCCGGAACCGGGCTTGTGGCGATGACGGTCATCGTCTTCGCGCAGGTCTGGTTCCGCTATGTCCTGAACGACAGCCTGTTGTGGGTCGAACCGGTGGCGATCCTGCTGATGAGCTGGTTCATCTTCCTGGGATCCGCCGTGGGTGTCCATGAAGGCTTCCACATGGGGTTCGAGGTGCTGTTGTTCTTCGTTCCCCAAAAATTGGCCGCCGCCCTGCGGGTCGTGTCCGACCTGGCGGTCCTGGCCTTCAGCGTCGGCATGACGGTCTATGGCTGGCAACTGATGGCAAAGACCTGGGAATCGTCGGTCCCGGTGGTCGGGCTGCCGGGCGGGTTCACCTATATGCCGCTGTTCGCGGGCGGCGTCCTGATGACGCTGTTTATGCTGGAACATCTGTTGAACCGGCTGTCGGGCAAGCACGTCGATGCCGAACCCGATGCCGAAGACATTCTGATGACCGAGGTGTAA
- the exbD gene encoding TonB system transport protein ExbD yields MAGGIRDSGDDLVENHEINVTPFIDVMLVLLIIFMVAAPLATVDVNVDLPVSNATPARRPDQPVYVTVKPDLTLALDNTDVAPGGLAAALAAATQGDREQRIFLRADREVAYGDLMGVMNTLRDTGYLKIALVGLESTTGAVPAAPAAPEPAQ; encoded by the coding sequence ATGGCAGGCGGGATACGCGACAGCGGCGACGACCTGGTCGAGAACCACGAGATCAACGTCACCCCCTTTATCGACGTGATGCTAGTCCTGCTGATCATCTTCATGGTCGCCGCCCCCCTTGCGACAGTGGATGTGAACGTCGACCTGCCGGTCTCGAACGCCACGCCCGCGCGGCGCCCGGACCAGCCGGTCTATGTGACCGTGAAGCCGGACCTGACGCTGGCGCTCGACAACACGGACGTCGCGCCGGGCGGGCTGGCTGCGGCGCTTGCCGCCGCGACCCAGGGCGACCGCGAACAGCGCATCTTCCTGCGCGCCGACCGCGAGGTGGCCTATGGCGACCTGATGGGGGTGATGAACACCCTGCGCGACACCGGCTATCTGAAGATCGCGCTTGTGGGCCTTGAATCGACCACGGGGGCTGTTCCTGCGGCACCAGCCGCCCCGGAACCCGCGCAATGA
- a CDS encoding cupin domain-containing protein — protein MSDPVRTVLAHSPDLMVVRFAFEAGDQGALHSHHHVQSTYVQSGRYRFSVDAREFEVGPGDAFVIPSNAVHGCTCLEGGLLIDSFTPRRDDFL, from the coding sequence ATGAGCGACCCTGTCCGCACCGTCCTGGCCCATTCCCCCGACCTGATGGTTGTTCGCTTTGCCTTCGAGGCGGGCGACCAGGGGGCGCTGCATTCCCATCACCATGTTCAATCGACCTATGTGCAATCGGGCCGCTATCGCTTTTCGGTCGATGCCCGCGAGTTCGAGGTCGGGCCGGGCGATGCTTTCGTGATCCCCTCGAACGCGGTGCATGGCTGCACCTGCCTGGAAGGGGGCCTGCTGATCGACAGCTTCACCCCCCGCCGCGACGATTTTCTGTGA
- the uxaC gene encoding glucuronate isomerase, which translates to MGLLDDDRLFPPEGRARGLARDLYAGIRDLPIVSPHGHTDPRWFAEDRPFPDPAQLFVTPDHYVFRMLCSQGVSLTDLGVPRVDGGATETDGRKIWRLFAQNYHLLRGTPSRMWLDHSFQNVFGMDRRLTAETADWYYDHIADCLARPEFRPRALFDRFNIEVIATTEAATDDLHWHRMIRDSGWHGRVITAYRPDGVVDPDMAGFADNVALLGQQTGFDTATWDGYLDAHRARRAFFKDHGATSSDHGHPTARTEDLPRADAAALFQKALRGTCTADEADAFRGHMLTEMARMSGEDGLVLQIHPGARRNHSDPVMAIHGRDKGFDIPGRTDYVAALRPLLNAVGMRPDLTVILFTLDETAYSRELAPLAGVYPCLRLGPPWWFHDSPEGMRRFREMTTETAGFYNTVGFNDDTRAFCSIPARHDVARRVDCAFLATLVATGRLAEDEAPDLAHQLTYGLVKKAYKL; encoded by the coding sequence ATGGGCTTGCTGGACGACGATCGGCTGTTCCCGCCAGAAGGGCGAGCGAGGGGCCTGGCCCGTGACCTTTATGCCGGGATCCGCGACCTGCCCATCGTAAGCCCGCACGGCCACACCGATCCCCGCTGGTTTGCCGAGGACCGGCCCTTTCCCGACCCTGCCCAACTGTTCGTCACCCCCGACCATTACGTCTTTCGGATGCTGTGTTCGCAGGGCGTTTCGCTGACCGATCTGGGCGTGCCGCGTGTCGATGGCGGCGCAACCGAGACCGACGGGCGCAAGATCTGGCGGCTGTTCGCGCAGAACTATCACCTGCTGCGCGGAACCCCTTCGCGGATGTGGCTGGACCACAGCTTTCAGAACGTCTTCGGCATGGATCGCCGCCTGACGGCAGAAACCGCCGATTGGTATTACGATCATATTGCCGACTGCCTTGCCCGTCCCGAATTTCGCCCCCGCGCGCTGTTCGACCGCTTCAATATCGAGGTGATCGCCACAACCGAGGCCGCGACCGACGACCTGCATTGGCACCGCATGATCCGAGATTCAGGTTGGCACGGCCGCGTCATCACCGCCTATCGGCCCGATGGCGTGGTGGATCCGGACATGGCGGGATTTGCCGACAACGTGGCGCTGCTGGGGCAGCAGACGGGCTTCGACACGGCCACCTGGGATGGATACCTGGACGCGCATCGGGCGCGGCGAGCGTTCTTCAAGGATCATGGCGCAACCTCCAGCGATCACGGCCACCCGACAGCCCGGACCGAGGATCTGCCCCGGGCCGATGCGGCCGCCCTGTTCCAGAAGGCCCTGCGCGGCACCTGCACCGCCGACGAGGCGGACGCATTTCGCGGCCATATGCTGACCGAAATGGCGCGGATGAGCGGAGAGGACGGCCTTGTCCTGCAAATCCATCCCGGCGCGCGGCGCAACCACTCGGACCCGGTGATGGCGATCCATGGCCGCGACAAGGGTTTCGACATTCCCGGCCGCACGGATTACGTGGCCGCGCTGCGCCCGCTGCTGAACGCGGTGGGGATGCGTCCCGACCTGACGGTGATCCTGTTCACGCTGGACGAGACCGCCTATTCCCGCGAACTGGCTCCCTTGGCGGGCGTTTATCCCTGCCTGCGGCTTGGCCCGCCCTGGTGGTTCCACGACAGCCCCGAGGGGATGCGCAGGTTCCGCGAAATGACAACGGAAACCGCCGGTTTTTATAACACCGTGGGCTTCAACGACGACACCCGCGCCTTTTGCTCGATCCCCGCGCGCCATGATGTCGCGCGCCGGGTGGATTGCGCCTTTCTTGCCACCCTGGTCGCCACCGGACGCCTTGCCGAGGACGAGGCGCCCGATCTTGCGCACCAGTTGACCTATGGCCTCGTCAAGAAGGCCTACAAACTCTGA
- a CDS encoding TRAP transporter substrate-binding protein has product MKFVKTTFAGLLISAAFVGGAAAADCEITLRSSDTHPDGYPTVEGVKAMAAEVKEKTEGRICIEVFPSSQLGEEKDTIEQTQFGVIDMVRASFGSFNDIVPVTQTLSLPYLFTSPEHQHAVMDGPIGEEIAKAFEEKDLIALAYYDGGARNFYNSEKPIRSVEDLKGMKFRVMQNDVFVDMMSALGANATPMPYGEVYSSIQTGVIDGAENNFPSYDSSGHAEVAKYFTLDQHLMVPELVAVSKSSWEKLSPEDQDIMRTAAKNSATVQRQLWAEQEKASEEKVVAAGAEVIKDVDKTAFIEAMAPVYEKYVTTPEAQDLVKRIQETSEAAQ; this is encoded by the coding sequence ATGAAGTTCGTCAAGACCACCTTTGCCGGATTGCTGATCTCGGCCGCGTTTGTCGGCGGGGCCGCTGCGGCGGATTGCGAAATCACCCTGCGCTCGTCCGACACCCATCCCGACGGTTATCCGACCGTCGAGGGGGTCAAGGCCATGGCAGCCGAGGTCAAGGAAAAGACCGAAGGCCGCATCTGCATCGAGGTCTTCCCCTCGTCCCAGCTGGGCGAGGAAAAGGACACGATCGAGCAAACCCAGTTCGGCGTCATCGACATGGTGCGCGCATCCTTCGGGTCGTTCAACGACATCGTGCCGGTCACCCAGACGCTGTCGCTGCCCTATCTGTTCACCTCGCCCGAACACCAGCACGCGGTGATGGACGGCCCCATCGGCGAGGAAATCGCCAAGGCCTTCGAGGAAAAGGACTTGATCGCGCTTGCCTATTACGATGGCGGCGCGCGCAATTTCTATAACTCGGAAAAGCCGATCCGGTCTGTGGAAGACCTCAAGGGCATGAAGTTCCGCGTCATGCAGAACGACGTCTTCGTGGACATGATGTCCGCGCTTGGCGCCAACGCCACGCCGATGCCCTATGGCGAGGTCTATTCCTCGATCCAGACGGGCGTCATCGACGGGGCGGAAAACAACTTCCCGTCCTATGACAGTTCGGGTCACGCCGAGGTCGCCAAATACTTCACGCTGGACCAGCACCTGATGGTGCCGGAACTGGTCGCGGTGTCCAAGTCCTCGTGGGAAAAGCTGTCGCCCGAGGACCAGGACATCATGCGCACGGCGGCCAAGAATTCTGCCACCGTTCAGCGCCAGCTTTGGGCCGAACAGGAAAAGGCCAGCGAGGAAAAGGTTGTCGCGGCCGGCGCCGAGGTCATCAAGGACGTGGACAAGACCGCCTTCATCGAGGCGATGGCCCCCGTCTATGAAAAATACGTGACCACGCCCGAGGCACAGGATCTGGTCAAGCGCATCCAGGAAACCTCCGAAGCAGCGCAGTAA
- the kduI gene encoding 5-dehydro-4-deoxy-D-glucuronate isomerase — protein sequence MTIHVEIRHAIHPDHAKRMDTADLRQHFLAEGLFATAEIRLVYTHYDRFVVGGAVPDGADLTLDQIAETKTATFLERREMGIVNIGEAGSVTAAGQTWEMKNGDVLYLGMGSGAVTFSGKGRFYITSCPAHRQLPCRLITVDEAKEMKTGSVETSNKRTIRQFIHPLVMESCQLVLGYTTLEDGSVWNTIPSHVHDRRMEAYLYHGMAPESRVLHLMGEPQETRHLFVANEQAVISPSWSIHSGAGIGGYTFIWAMAGDNVDYTDMDFVQPGDLR from the coding sequence ATGACCATCCATGTCGAAATCCGCCATGCGATCCATCCCGACCATGCCAAGCGCATGGACACGGCGGACCTGCGCCAGCATTTCCTGGCCGAGGGGCTGTTTGCAACGGCGGAAATCCGGCTGGTCTATACCCATTACGACCGCTTTGTCGTGGGTGGCGCGGTCCCGGACGGCGCCGACCTGACCTTGGACCAGATCGCGGAAACCAAGACCGCCACATTCCTGGAACGCCGCGAGATGGGCATCGTCAATATCGGAGAGGCCGGGTCCGTCACGGCGGCGGGCCAGACATGGGAGATGAAGAACGGCGACGTGTTGTATCTGGGCATGGGATCGGGCGCCGTCACCTTCAGCGGCAAGGGGCGGTTCTACATCACCTCCTGTCCCGCGCATCGGCAACTGCCCTGCCGCCTGATCACGGTCGATGAGGCCAAGGAAATGAAGACCGGCTCGGTCGAGACCTCGAACAAGCGCACCATCCGCCAGTTCATCCACCCGCTGGTCATGGAAAGCTGCCAGCTTGTGCTGGGCTATACCACGCTGGAAGACGGCTCGGTCTGGAACACCATCCCGTCCCATGTCCATGACCGCCGGATGGAGGCATACCTGTATCACGGCATGGCGCCTGAATCGCGCGTGCTGCACCTGATGGGAGAGCCGCAGGAAACCCGGCACCTGTTCGTGGCCAATGAACAGGCGGTGATCTCGCCATCCTGGTCGATCCATTCGGGCGCGGGCATCGGCGGCTATACCTTCATCTGGGCCATGGCGGGCGACAACGTGGATTACACCGACATGGACTTCGTCCAGCCGGGTGATCTGCGGTGA
- a CDS encoding cell envelope integrity protein TolA: protein MTGRAGRVIREGALWGGASVLVVALHLGGALWIMRQAEAAAPPGLPEPVFVDLAPAEEVAEEPVAPAEEPVEEAVEPEPEEVAKPLNLPPLSELEPLDDMAELFPPAPPELETPPEVVLNTSARPQRRPQREPEQQRQPEPRRAERREPEPQRQAEPRRREQAAPQQQQARRADQGAGGSGVAGPSPQQKASLMSQWGGQIRSCISRRASAPRGVREGGRVTLNLSVSRSGSIQGVGIAGSSGNGALDEAAVRAAQRAGRCPRAPAQLTDASYSFQLPINLQVR, encoded by the coding sequence ATGACCGGGCGCGCCGGCCGGGTGATCCGCGAGGGCGCGCTTTGGGGCGGCGCCTCGGTCCTGGTGGTGGCGCTGCATCTGGGCGGCGCGCTGTGGATCATGCGCCAGGCCGAGGCCGCTGCGCCCCCCGGCCTGCCGGAACCCGTTTTCGTCGATCTTGCCCCTGCCGAGGAGGTGGCCGAGGAACCCGTGGCCCCGGCCGAAGAACCTGTCGAAGAAGCGGTCGAGCCGGAACCCGAGGAGGTGGCCAAGCCTCTGAACCTGCCGCCGCTGTCGGAACTGGAACCGCTGGACGATATGGCCGAACTGTTCCCGCCCGCGCCCCCCGAACTGGAAACCCCGCCCGAGGTGGTGCTGAACACCTCCGCCCGACCGCAACGCCGGCCCCAGCGTGAACCCGAACAGCAACGCCAGCCCGAACCCAGGCGGGCGGAACGGCGCGAACCGGAACCGCAGCGCCAGGCAGAGCCGCGCCGCCGGGAACAAGCCGCGCCGCAACAACAGCAGGCCCGGCGTGCCGACCAAGGCGCGGGCGGCAGCGGCGTGGCTGGCCCGAGCCCCCAACAAAAGGCCAGCCTGATGTCGCAATGGGGCGGCCAGATCCGGTCCTGCATCAGCCGCCGCGCATCGGCCCCGCGCGGGGTGCGCGAAGGCGGACGGGTGACGCTGAACCTGTCGGTGTCGCGCAGCGGGTCGATCCAGGGGGTTGGCATTGCCGGATCCTCGGGCAACGGCGCCCTGGACGAGGCGGCGGTCAGGGCCGCGCAGCGTGCAGGCCGCTGTCCCCGCGCGCCGGCCCAACTGACCGATGCCAGCTACAGTTTCCAACTGCCGATCAACCTGCAAGTTCGATGA
- a CDS encoding GntR family transcriptional regulator, protein MIDLPVLDGGRTRSVTDQIFDLLYDRVVNLTLPPGAKLSEAEVAAQMGVSRQPVRDAFYRLSQLGFIEIRPQRATIVTPISEEAVLQAYFIRAALEESCMRVAVDRLTNDQFDRLDRLIKLQAREIQAKDTARFHALDDQFHHDICTFAGLEFVWTLVKDNKGHMDRARYLSLSYGAETAFAEHRRILDSLRRRDAEAAVTAIRQHLSRIEGIIARLRVDQPQVFG, encoded by the coding sequence ATGATCGATCTGCCGGTGCTGGACGGCGGGCGGACACGCTCGGTCACGGACCAGATCTTTGATCTGCTTTATGACCGGGTGGTGAACCTGACCTTGCCGCCCGGCGCCAAGCTGTCCGAGGCCGAGGTGGCGGCCCAGATGGGCGTGTCCCGCCAGCCGGTGCGCGATGCCTTTTACCGGCTGTCGCAACTGGGCTTCATCGAGATCCGGCCGCAGCGCGCGACCATTGTGACGCCGATTTCGGAAGAAGCCGTCCTACAGGCCTATTTCATCCGCGCCGCGTTGGAGGAATCCTGCATGCGCGTCGCCGTGGATCGGCTGACGAACGATCAGTTCGACAGGCTGGACCGGCTGATCAAGCTGCAAGCCCGTGAAATCCAGGCCAAGGACACGGCGCGCTTCCATGCGCTGGACGACCAGTTCCATCACGACATCTGCACCTTCGCCGGGCTGGAATTCGTCTGGACCCTGGTCAAGGACAACAAGGGTCACATGGACCGCGCACGCTACCTGTCGCTGTCCTATGGCGCCGAAACGGCATTCGCCGAACACCGCCGGATCCTGGATTCGCTGCGCCGCCGCGATGCCGAAGCCGCCGTTACCGCCATCCGCCAGCACCTGAGCCGGATCGAGGGGATCATCGCCCGCCTGCGCGTGGACCAGCCGCAGGTTTTCGGCTGA
- a CDS encoding mannitol dehydrogenase family protein has protein sequence MEAGLHDRLYCDPTTTGGIVHLGLGAFFRAHGAVYMAEAGGWGITGVSLQSPGTRDKLRPQGWAYTALELAPDGEKPQVVTVLRNVLVAPEDPQAVLDVMAAPDTHIVSLTVTEKGYCHEPSTGRLNRDHPDIRHDLANPLPRSAPGFLVRALALRRAAGLPPFTVLCCDNLPENGRVVQGVVGDLAGLIDPALADWIEAQGAFPSTMVDRIVPATTPTDLDRLEAASGYRDEAPVMHEPFRQWVVEDRFCGPRPAFETVGAQMVADVTHYEHMKLRMLNGTHSSLAYLGYLAGHETIADTMADPVFADFVRGLWHDEIIPALTPPPGEDLAAYADALAARYANPAIRHRTWQIAMDGTQKLPQRILGTIAESRAAGRAVPGLTLAVAAWMRYTSGRDEKGQPIEVKDPLSTRLAALWRDDPAQTVAGFLDLAEVFPPALRDDAGFAADLSAALSGLVRDGARATAADRVSA, from the coding sequence ATGGAGGCTGGCTTGCACGATAGGCTTTACTGCGACCCCACCACGACGGGGGGCATCGTCCACCTGGGCCTCGGCGCCTTTTTCCGTGCCCACGGCGCAGTTTATATGGCCGAGGCCGGGGGCTGGGGCATTACCGGCGTCTCGCTGCAATCGCCCGGCACCCGTGACAAGCTGCGCCCGCAGGGCTGGGCCTATACCGCGCTTGAACTGGCACCCGATGGCGAAAAGCCGCAGGTGGTCACGGTGCTGCGCAACGTGCTGGTCGCGCCCGAGGATCCCCAGGCCGTCCTGGACGTGATGGCCGCGCCCGACACGCATATCGTCAGCCTTACGGTGACGGAAAAGGGCTATTGCCACGAACCTTCGACAGGCCGCCTGAACCGCGACCATCCCGACATCCGGCATGACCTGGCAAACCCGCTGCCCAGGTCCGCGCCGGGCTTCCTTGTGCGCGCCCTGGCCCTGCGCCGGGCCGCGGGCCTGCCGCCCTTCACGGTGCTGTGCTGCGACAACCTGCCGGAAAATGGCCGGGTCGTGCAGGGCGTGGTGGGGGATCTGGCCGGCCTGATCGACCCCGCGCTTGCGGACTGGATCGAGGCGCAGGGCGCCTTCCCCTCCACGATGGTTGACCGCATTGTTCCCGCCACGACCCCCACGGACCTGGACCGGCTGGAGGCTGCGAGCGGATACCGCGACGAAGCGCCGGTGATGCACGAGCCTTTCCGCCAATGGGTGGTCGAGGACCGGTTCTGCGGCCCCCGTCCGGCGTTCGAAACCGTTGGCGCGCAGATGGTCGCCGATGTCACGCATTACGAGCATATGAAGCTGCGGATGCTGAACGGCACGCATTCCAGCCTCGCCTATCTGGGCTATCTGGCGGGGCATGAAACCATTGCCGACACGATGGCCGATCCGGTCTTTGCCGATTTCGTGCGTGGGCTTTGGCATGATGAGATCATTCCTGCCCTGACACCCCCGCCGGGCGAGGATCTGGCCGCCTATGCCGATGCGCTGGCCGCGCGATACGCCAACCCCGCGATCCGGCACCGGACCTGGCAGATCGCCATGGACGGCACCCAGAAGCTGCCGCAGCGCATCCTGGGCACCATTGCGGAAAGCCGCGCTGCGGGCCGCGCCGTGCCGGGCCTGACCTTGGCCGTGGCCGCCTGGATGCGCTATACCTCGGGGCGCGATGAAAAGGGCCAGCCGATCGAGGTGAAGGATCCGCTGTCCACGCGCCTTGCCGCGCTGTGGCGCGACGATCCCGCGCAGACGGTGGCGGGGTTCTTGGACCTGGCCGAGGTCTTTCCCCCCGCGCTGCGCGACGATGCGGGCTTTGCGGCCGATCTGTCGGCGGCGCTGTCGGGGCTGGTGCGCGACGGTGCGCGGGCCACGGCGGCAGATCGGGTTTCAGCCTGA
- a CDS encoding TRAP transporter large permease: MEYLILFGVFTLLMLIGTPIAFCLGISSLATILYLDLPPVVVFQRLSAGISVFTLMAIPFFIFAGDLMVRGGIAARIVAFAGSLIGHVRGGLGQVNIAASTLFGGISGSAVAEAAAVGGIMIPQMKARGYGADYAVNVTSMAALIALLLPPSHNMIIYSISGGGRISIADLFTAGIIPGLLLAGALSVTAYLVARKRGYPTEPFPGFARVGYYLVQSLPGMLLIAIIFGGVRSGVFTATESSCIAVIYALLVTMLVYRSMSWMDFVHATQQAVRTTAMVLLIIGMAGAFGWLMAYLHVAQISLDWMQSVSDNPLVILLMINIVLLVLGTFMDMSPLIIITTPIFLPVVAAFGVDPVHFGVIMILNLGIGLNTPPLGPVQFVAAAVARISIWEAMRSVWPFYGAGLIVLLMVTYIPALSLWLPGVFK; this comes from the coding sequence ATGGAATACCTGATCCTGTTCGGCGTCTTTACGCTTTTGATGCTGATCGGCACGCCGATCGCCTTTTGCCTGGGCATTTCCAGCCTTGCGACGATCCTGTATCTGGACCTGCCGCCGGTGGTCGTGTTCCAGCGGCTTTCCGCAGGGATTTCGGTCTTTACGCTGATGGCCATCCCGTTCTTCATCTTCGCGGGCGACCTGATGGTCAGGGGCGGCATCGCCGCGCGCATCGTGGCATTCGCCGGATCGCTGATCGGCCATGTCCGGGGCGGGCTGGGCCAAGTCAACATCGCCGCGTCCACCCTGTTCGGCGGCATCTCGGGTTCGGCGGTGGCCGAGGCCGCGGCGGTCGGCGGCATCATGATCCCGCAGATGAAGGCGCGCGGATACGGCGCGGACTATGCGGTCAACGTGACCTCGATGGCGGCGCTGATCGCGCTGCTTCTTCCGCCCAGCCACAACATGATCATCTATTCCATCTCGGGCGGGGGGCGGATCTCCATCGCCGACCTGTTCACGGCGGGCATCATCCCCGGCCTGCTGCTGGCGGGTGCGCTGTCCGTGACCGCCTATCTGGTGGCCCGCAAGCGCGGCTATCCGACCGAGCCGTTCCCCGGCTTTGCCCGCGTCGGATATTATCTGGTGCAGTCGCTGCCCGGGATGTTGCTGATCGCCATCATCTTCGGCGGCGTGCGGTCGGGCGTCTTTACCGCCACTGAAAGCTCGTGCATCGCAGTGATCTATGCGCTGCTGGTGACGATGCTGGTTTATCGCAGCATGTCCTGGATGGACTTTGTCCATGCCACCCAGCAGGCGGTGCGCACCACGGCGATGGTTCTGCTGATCATCGGCATGGCGGGCGCCTTCGGCTGGCTGATGGCCTATCTGCACGTGGCGCAGATATCGCTGGACTGGATGCAGTCGGTGTCCGACAACCCGCTGGTGATCCTGCTGATGATCAACATCGTGCTGCTGGTGCTGGGCACCTTTATGGACATGTCGCCGCTGATCATCATCACCACGCCGATCTTCCTGCCGGTGGTGGCGGCCTTTGGTGTCGATCCCGTGCATTTCGGCGTCATCATGATCCTGAACCTGGGCATCGGGCTGAACACCCCGCCGCTTGGCCCGGTCCAGTTCGTCGCCGCCGCCGTGGCCCGCATTTCCATCTGGGAGGCGATGCGCAGCGTTTGGCCCTTTTATGGCGCGGGCCTGATCGTTCTGCTGATGGTCACATATATACCCGCCCTGTCGCTGTGGCTGCCGGGGGTGTTCAAATGA